From the Hemicordylus capensis ecotype Gifberg chromosome 1, rHemCap1.1.pri, whole genome shotgun sequence genome, the window TGCCCTACCCTCAGCGATGTTatcagggaaatttgagagaaaacccttttatgagagactatgcccttgcggATCTGCTCCTGAAACATTgaagcattcactgttacattgcctGCTGTGCATCgttgaaagagatttatttttatcccagtaCCTGAAAGGTCTCAAAAGCCACTCGTCAGAGACGATTCTTACAtgttagaagacagggacccaacaatatccttggcagttgccaaattctgttatattttgaccaaattaagagaggctagagcacagcaattagctactgccaaaggttcttgattttatgtatgtgacaacattttagtttttgttttcatttttctctctttactgagtatactttgtttctattgctgtttgatctaagatcataaataaacaactaactaactgacACTTAGTGACCACGttgatggattctctccaggatgatctgtcttccacttggccttgaaggtctttcagtggtgtattcattgctgtcgtcattgagtccatccaccttgctgttggtcatcctcttcttctcttgccttcaactttccccagcattaatatggacttctccagggagctgggtcttcacataatgtgcccaaagtatgatagtttgagcctggtcatttgtgctatGCTGTGGAATATACGAGGTCTTTTTGTTTCTGGGAGgtgctatacaggtgaaactcggaaaattagaatatcgtgcaaaagtccattaatttcagtaatgcaaattaaaaggtgaaactgatatatgagacagacgcattacatgcaaagcgagataagtcaagccttaatttgttataattgtgatgattatggcgtacagctcatgaaaaccccaaatccacaatctcagaaaattagaatattacatggaaccaagaagacaaggattgtagaatagaacagtatcggacctctgaaaagtatacagtgtactgtgcttgactggccagcaaactcgcctgacctgaccccatagagaatctatggggcattgccaagagaaggatgagagacatgagaccaaacaatgcagaattgctgaaggccgctaatgaagcatcctggtcttccataacacctcatcagtgccacaggctgatagcatccatgccacgccgcattgaggcagtaattgctgcaaaaggggcccaaaccaagtactgaatacatatgcatgcttatacttttcagaggtccgatattgttctattcttcaatccttgtcttcttggttccatgtaatattctaattttctgagattgtggatttggggttttcacgagctgtacgccatgatcatcacaattataacaaattaaggcttgacttatctcgctttgcatgtaatgcgtctgtctcatatatcagtttcaccttttaatttgcattactgaaatcaatggacttttgcacgatattctaattttccgagtttcacctgtatgccccATGTGTTTCAACCACCAGGCTTTCTTCGGGGGCAGGTCTATGCTGTAACCTTACAGGAGATCTCTGTCAAAAGTTGGCTGTTAACTTCAATCCACATAGGAGTAGTGGACTGCATACGTGCAAATAGGGGTGTGGTGGGTTGAAGTTAAGCAGCCAGCATTTGACAGAGATCTCTTGTAAGGTTACAGCATAGAActgcccctgaagaaagcctGGCGGCTGAAACACATGGGGCATATAGCATCTACCATAAACAAAAGGACCCCATATATTGTAAGGCAGTTTTGGGACACCACTGCTTTCCAGGTACCCTGTCTGGATGTtgttccattttgaatgcacATACCTGCTGGAGGGAACCTGGGATGGGTTAGGGATTCTGCTGGTGCACTGCCCACCCATCCTGCTGCCAAACTGTCTGAGATGGTCTCAAGCATAGAACTAGAGATGCCAAGGTTTCTTCTCTTGGGAGATGTCAACATCCACATCACGGGCTCTCTGGCTGGACTAGCTTAGGCCCTGATGGCCAGTGCCAGCAGCTAATAGCAGGTCCCATGCATATTCTGTTTCTTgattccagtgtgtgtgtgtgtgtgtgtgtgtgtgtgtgtgtgtgtgtgtgtgcgcgcgcacgcgcgcatgcgcacaccaGATATTGGGGGAGAGATCTGGCGTCAGGAACAATTGATGTCATGCCTTTATCGTGGTCAGGTCATTATTATTTAAACAATGCAAAGCctttattttataaaataaataaataacctaagGGAATGCGTGAAATGCAATGTTTTGTAGAGCTCTTTCCCTGTGTAGTTTTAAAAGCACCCTGTTGTAGATGATGAATTACATGACTCTACAGTTTGCTAAAGGAGTTCATGTTGAGCCAGGAGATGCTTTGAATTTGTCTTAGGTTTGTTTTGAACAACATGGAAGTCTTTATTCTGGGAATTATACTCTGGAAATGCAACATAATGAAAATGTTGAAACATGAAATAAATGAGCATGTACACATTTTGTTCTGTTCATTTGCTTCAGCATGTGCTTCAGCATACAGTTTTTAGGTTACATTTTTGTGCGTTTCCtcaggcattcattcattcattcattcattttatttattcattcattcattagtaCATTACTTGAGGTGGCTCaaaacatcaacaaaacagatacaatctaaaataaacaatataaataaactgaaacaagttaaaagatcaggctaaaaacatatttaaaattaccatttttaaaaagtttcaaattaaaagttattaatagaaagctaaaaactgaggaatatttatttatggcTATTTATTCATTCTATATGATCGAGGCTTTATATTGTTTGCGTACATCTTTTTTGTTTTCATCTTATTTGGAAGTACTCATAAGAACacgagagcagccctgctggatcaggcccaaggaagcccatccagtccagaatcctgtttcccactgaggcccaccagatgccgctggggagcccacaagcaagagggatGTCCTGCCGtggctcccctccaactggtatttagaggcatcttgcctctgaggctggaggtggccaaactaaatgtgatgTTATTCATGGAGATGAcccttgtatgtgtgtgttttacttgGTAAACAGcaaccatggtgtgtgtgtatggactgaatcatctggggaggagggggttaaTCCTTTTAACCTGCACTGTAATTTAAAAAATCGCTCTCCTAATGCGCAATGCTGCCTTTTGAATGCAACCACATGATTACAGCTGTCTCTTATAGAGGCTTAAGAACAggccaaggcatatctagtccagcatactgtttcccacagtggcccaccagatgcctcaggggagcccacaagcaagagctgaatgcatgccctctctagcagggtccaccctggttgcatatgaatgggagacttgatgtgtaaacactgcaagatatccccctcaggggatggagccgctctgggaagagcagaaggtcccaagttccctccctggcagcatttccaagatccCCACACAGTCTTCCCTTCCCAGTGCTGCTGTTCTCAGCCAAACTCAAGGAATGGAAGTTGAGTTTGAGTCCACTCCTTGAGTTTGGCTGAGAACAGCAGCACTGGGAAGGGAAGACTGTGTGAGGATAAGCTGTAACTAGGGGTAGGTTTCGCATCTCCCGACACACATAAACACCCATCTATCCCCTTGTTCTGAATCTGGAGCTCTGCCTTGTTTTATAATGGACACGATTCTCTCGGGTATGGGTgcagcaacatgttgcttggacccttgtccctcctggctggttaggacagctggtgggaatgttaattcttggctgcgggagttggttaactcctcgttaCATGAGGGTTtcgtaccagcagcccttaaagaggcgatagttcaccctcacttgaagaaaccctccctggaccctgaggtccttgaaaACTATAGGCTGATCTTCAACCTCCCTTctgtagcgaaggtgttagagagggttgtatgtgcccagcttgagagggtcttagaggaaactggctatcttaattcttatcagttgggtttcaggcctcggcatagcacagagacagcactgcttgctctggtagatgaccttcttcgggaccttgatgagggtagtgtccctctcctggtccttctagatctctcagcggcttttgacactatcgatcatgctatcctccttgaccgcctgcatgggttgggtatcgggggtaGTGTAtcgggcgtgtccagtcggtatgcactGAGGACAGGtactctgacccatggccactccttcatggagttccccagggttcagttcttgcccctgtcctctttaacgtctatatggagccgctgggtcaggtcatttcccagtttggggtgagatttcatcaatatgctgatgatactcagctgtatattgccacgccagaccattctggagatgctgtttctgtgcttactagatgcctggaagctgttaaggtctggatgaatcaaaataagctcagactgaatcccaccaagactgaagtacttttactcagccctcgtactggccaacagctggatgtgaaccttgttttagatggggtggcgctgcccccgaaggagcttgtacgtgacttgggggtccttctggattcGCACCtactgcttgaacagcaggtggaggctgcagccagaagtgcctttgcccagctccatctgattcctcagttgcccttaccttgatcggcaggcattaatgacagtgactcatgcccttgtgatctcccgcctagattattgtaactccctctatctagggttacctttgaggatgatcagaaagctacaacgagtccagaatgcagtggctcatttacttatgggtgccagaaaatatgacagggtaacacctctcctgcagtcattgcactggttgcctattcgctaccgagttcaatttaaggtcctgattttgaccttcaaagccttgcggggcttggcgcctgtctaccgtgtttccccgaaaataagacagtgtcttatattaattttaggcccaaaaaatgcactagggcttattttcgggtagggcttatattagcggtacatcagaaattactgctaggtcttactttcggggtaggtcttactttcggggaaacacggtacctatagacccgcctctcccatccagttacatcccatctggtcagatcatctcagatggcccttttgtcggtccctgatttccgagaggtttggggctctaggacctgtgaaagggccttttcggctgctgccccacttctctggaactcccttcccctttagatcagccccttccttactgattttcaaatctctattgaagacttttcttttttgctaggcttttgccctgtagtttacctatttggtttcccccccccatcttgttAGTTActgtagtttttaatttagaatataattttaatgctgtcttgctttgcatgtttttgtacactgcccagagtcttcggagtgggcggtatatcaaacgtttcaaataaataaataaataaataaataaataaataagatcaatcAGGGCAATGCAGCACTTTAATCGATGTGTCAGCTGCCTCCACAACTCTTTTAGCTCTTACAGGGGCGTCTATGAAGTTATCCTGTTGATTTCATCACAACttccctgcaaggtaggttaggctgagaaacagCGATTGGCGAAACGTCATCTGGTGCGCTTCCTAGCTGAGCACAGACTGGAACCCAGGTCTAACACTGCAGCCGCCAGGCACGGAGGCTCtctcagcaggagaggggacaggcCGGCTTCTTCCTGCCCCGTACCCCGTGTTGAGTGTTGCTGTGCTTGTCTCCTTTCCAGATCGACAGCATGCAAGCTCTGCTGCGCTGCCCAAACGTGCTGGTCTGCATGGGCCGGGAGCCATTCAAGCCAATCATGATGGAGAATTCCAGGAAGCATTCTTCGGAGAAACTGCCCACCTTGGCTTCACGATCCAACAGCAACATTGTTGGTGAAAACCATGAAAGTAAGAAAAAAGAGTGCGGAGGAGAAGgcgtggcagggagggggagggatgtaCAGAAAGCCCATCCTGTTCCAGGGGCTCAGGGTGGggagtattttattatttattattacattttatatcccgctcttcctccaaggagcccagagcggtgtactacatacttgagtttctctttcacaacaaccctgtgaagtaggtgaggctgagagagaagtgactggcccagagtcacccaggaacccacacccattcagccatgagaccagCTGGCCCAACAGGTGGCCTCCtgatggcaaagaggagaaggcaggtccccaacagctggcaagacaggcagcagctgaaggagggagttTGCAGGCGGCTACACTGGAGAGGGtagttgggattgccctgattgcagggctttgtttaaggcttggatggccggggatgaggaggtctggagagatgggaatGAATTGGACCTTGAGTCTCCCCAtgaggagcagtcttacccctctctctgacagctggaagaggaaaagggtgacaattaaccccctcaccagcacttctgaggccacttccaccGCCTGTGATCAGAGGAAGGGAAGCGGTTGGATGCTGTGATCCCAAGGATGATAGTCCTTATTAACTGCAACAGCACATTTGCTCATGGTACATCTTCCCTCTGCTGAATGCCAGACTTTGCACACAGTGAGCCATGACCTGTCCCCAaacgaagctgccttatcagtcaggccattggtccatcgagctcagtagtgtctactctgactggtagtggctttccaaggtcttAGGCAGGGAGGGAGTCATTCTCCGCTCGGCTAACCTGAGATGCTTTTAAtgtgtgatagcaagcatggcaCCAGGGACCTTGTTTGTGCAAAGCACCACACTGAACTCCTGAGCAGGGGCCCCTTCTTTGTACTGTATCTAGgtttgattttatatttttggCATGGATCCTTATATTTTTGCatttccattttgtttccccaAGTGAACTTTGGACTGGAAGCCAAGAAGAGTGTGATTCACCCAAGATCCTCCTTGAGCAACCGGTCCATGAGGTTTTCTTTGTCATCAGAAAAGTCCTACCCAAATGGCCTCGTGACATCACCAGAGAATGGTGCCCCCTGTTCGAACAATTGCCCGCACTCCAAAGCAGGGGACTTGGTCCGTTCCTTAGTCAATGATGACATAGAAAAGAGGGTGCACGTGAACAAAGATGGGAGCCTGTCAGTTGAGATGAAGGTTCGCTTCCGTCTACTCAACAATGAGACCCTCCAGTGGTCCACGCAGATCAAGAAGTCCAGTCTGATGAATAAGATGCCTTGCAAAGAGTCAGGTGCTGAGGAAGACCATGGAATAGAGCCCACAGAGACAAGTAACCCAGAGGTGAGTTCTGACGTGGATGACTCATTATATCCATGTGATGCTGACTCGTACATCTCAAAGCTTGAAGAGTCTGAAAACGAGGCGATTCATTGCCACAAATGTGGCAAGCCATGCAGAGACTATGACATTTGGAAGAACCCCATGCACACATCTCAGAAAGAGGAGCCTGGTGTAAGGAACACGTGGTACACTCACTCTTCTTGCTCAAGCACTTCATCGCACCAAAGGATTGTCCGCAAAAAGGTCACCTCCGCAGACAGCATCCGCACCTCATCTAGTGGAGAGGAATATTCTGAGCATGTTGTGCAGGAATCCTCTTGTTATTCAGAGACTGTAGAGAATAGGGTGGAGTATAGTACAGTAAAAAAATGTGGTTGTCAACAAGACTGCATCCAGACAAGCCAAAGGCAATCACCTGAGAATCCAGAAGATGTCGCTTCTTTGGCCAATTCACAAAATGAAGACGCCACTGATGAAATCTCTGTACTGAGAGAAGAAGGGTGTGAGTGCCCAGGAAGCAGGACCGGAAGTAACAAATCAAAATCCTCCCAGTGTTCTGCAGAGAGCCAGATACAAGTGTTTGAGGAAACCAGCAGTGTGGCAAGGAGCATTTCATCTTGTAGCATCAGAAAAGTGGAAGTTGAAGATGTTGTTGGCTGCTCCTCATCTCCAAACAGCATGTGCAGCAAATCCAGTAAGCACAGCATAGCTAGAATAAAGGGCAGCCAGGATGAGCTTTCAGAGATTGATCAAGAGATCTCTTCATTTTCCAGTGAGTCTTGCCATAAGAAAGAAGCCACAGAGGAAGAAGCCgaaaaggaagaagaggaagtcAGCGATCAACATTCCATTTCTGAAAATTTGGCATCCAGTCAATCAGTCATGGATGAAGTCAGTGAGTCTGGAAGATGTTCTACAGAAAAGTCCTTCCATTCCAAAGCTGGTGACGGAAACAGCAGAAGGAGTGACAGTGACGAAGTACACATCTGCAGTGCTGCTTCATCGTGCTCCAGAATGTCAAAGAGAAGCCAGCGCAGCCAGAATCACCTGGAGACAGGTTCCCAAGTGTCTGCTGGATCCTCTAGGAGGTCCAccacaaagaaaaagaagatgagAAGCTCTCTACATGCAGAAGATGAGAGGTCCAATAGCAGAACCTCGTATTACTCCAGAAGCTCACATGAAGTGGAGAAAAGAGCCGCAGGAGGCCACTTGTCCCAGGACTCGAGTTCTCCTCGTTCGAATGTGTCATCTTTAAGTGAAGCAGCTGCACCTCCTGCTCAGGAAGAGAGTGCGAGCAGTGCTTCCAAGTGCTACAGCAAGTCCTCTccgggcagccagaaggggagccAGAAAGAAGAAACCAGCAATACCTCATCGTTTTGCCCCAGCTCCTCAGATGCGGATGACAAAAATGCAGACAAAAATGCCGAAGTTAGTTCTCAGACGCAATCTTCAAGACCGGGAAGTATGTCAGAATCCATGTGCTCAAAATGTGGCCATGTGGTGGAAACCAGGAGCAATGATCTTCAGAGTGTTCATTCAAGGATCTCTTCCCATTCTGAAGTGAAGAGTAAATGTGCAGAGACAGAGGCATCGGGAAGAAGTGGCAATACTCACTCTCAATCTGGCATGGGGCAGTCTTCCAAGTCGAGGCAGAAGAAAACAAACAGCCTCCATGCTGATGCTGAAAATTCTAGCCAAGCTTCAGCATCAGAGTCTGCATCAAAGTACAGTTTGCACTGCCCTGTTCCGCCGAAAGGGAGACCCAGCAACAGGAAAAGTCGAGCTGTGgtgctgaagaggaagcccaaGGGCACTAGCATGTGTACCGAATCAGAGCCAACTGCAGACCCCGAGCAGAAAGAAACAGCCAATTCACAATCCCCTGAAATGGACACAGCATATGGAGAAGGGAGCGGCTCTGATGCACTGAAAGAGGAAGAAGGCTCCTGCCAAGAAAAGCggggaggagaagcagaggcAGGAGAAGGTGATGCTCCAGAAGGCGAAAATGAAGTcatcccctcttccctcccaaaTACTTCTCCGGAAGAAGTTGTGCATGAGTGGCTGAGAAATATTCCTTCAGAAACGCTGCTGATGAAAGATGAGATGCAGGATGATAGGGACGGCTCCGAGAGTGGTGCTGAAATACCAAGCTGCTCCAACAACCAGGAAACAGAAGAGGAAACAGACGAAAAGAAAGAGGAGGCAGAAGAATCggagaagaaagaggaagcagcagaTGAGGCAACTGATGAGGGTGCCAAGGAGGAGGCTGCTGAGGAAGAAGCAAACATGGAAGATAATGAGGAGAATGCCTCTGTGGAGATTTTGGAAGGGGCTGAAGGGGCTCAAGTCAACTATTCAGTCATCTCTAGCCAGAACAACCACAAAAAAGACTTGCCAAGCACCATTCAGACTTCTGTGCAGATCATGAAAGCCCTGCTTGCTTCCAAGCAAGAAGCAAAACTGGACCGTTCGCATAGTTTGCCTGAAGTGTCTCCCACCATGGGGAGGAAACTCAGTAATTCTGCCAATATCTTGATCACATGCCTTGCCAGCCTGCAACTCCTTGACGAGAAGCTAGACTCATCAGACAAATCAAAATGCTTGAACAGGCCTAGATACACAGAGCTCTTGAACATTTTCCAGGCTCTCTGGTTTGGGTGCACGTCTGAAAACAGTGGCCCAAGTTCAATCCACCATGGAGAGGGCCAGGCAAAGGTGTCCTCTGGTTTCAAAGGCCATAACTCAAAAGATGGTGACCGCACACCCATGTCCTCGTCAGGAGTTGATGTGAGTAGCGGTGATGGAGGCTCAGGAGAGGGAAGTGTGGCTGGTGCCCGGGATTGTGCCTTAtcacctgagaaaacagatgagGCCAAACCCACTGAAGAAGAGGCAAAGGAGGAAGATGCTAATGAGGAACATCAAGAGGAGTATTCTCAGCCTCCAACACCTTGCTCAACAGCTGAAGAAGGAGAAAAAGCAGAGtctgctggagaagaagagggggCTGAAGCAAATGAGAACCAGGGCAGTGATGGTGAAattaaagaggaggaagaaaaagaaattgctgGAGAGGATGAAGAGGTGGAAGGCAACAACAGCAAGCAAGAAGATGAAAATGCAGAATGCGAAGAAACCAGTCCTGAAGCAGATAATGTTCAAGAGGATGCCCAAGAGGAGATGGTGGTTGAGGAAGAAGAAAATAGTCCCAATCAAGAGGATGCTAATGAAGCATCTGAAGAGCCAAGCAACACTGAAGCTGAAGCTGACCCAAATGCAAATGAGGCTAACGAGGAAAGAGAGCCTGAATCGAATGCAGAAATGCAGCTTGGGGGTGAGTCCAAAGCTGATACAGAATCTAGCAAAGTAGGCCTTTGCCAACCTACCATTAAAACTTCTCCCATGATGACTCAACAAAGATCCATGGACCCTGACCCAGTTTGGGTGCTAAAACTTTTGAAGAAGATTGAGAAGGAGTTTATGACTCACTACGTCAGTGCCATGAATGAGTTCAAAGTGAAGTGGAACCTGCCGAACAGCAATGAGGTGGACATGATGATTGCAGAGTTGAAAGAAGAAGTGAGCAAGAGAATCGAAAAGAGTGTTGAGAAGGAGCTAAGGAAAATCAGGAGCAGGGCAGGCAAGAGGCTCCCCAGGCCTCCAGACCATGAGCTGCAGCATGAATCTACCCTGCAATCAGAAAACAGGAGACGGCGTTTAAAGAGTATGCACAAAATGTCCCTCTTCAGTGAGCAGACTAAGAACCAAAGCAAGCAGCTGGAGACCAGGGACCTATCTTGTGACATAGATGAAGATTTTATTTTCAGTACAATTAGAGATGATGTTAGTGAGCAACCTGATGAAGATGAGTATTGCCCCTGTGATGCCTGCAtcaggaagaaaatggcagccaaacCTGTACGAAACACAGTGGTGGTGGCACCCAATGCCCCAGTTGTGAAGGCTTTTGACCTCCAGCAGATCCTGAGGACACAGAAAGTCAATGTTGCCAAAAGCAAAGCAGAAGATGATATTGCTGAAGAGGCTGATGAAGAAACCATCCCAAGTGAgccaggagaggaggctgctgaacCCGAAGATAATCAGGACATGGAACTCAATGAACAAGGAGAGCCTGATGAAACCAATGAGCAAgaacaggaagaggaagcagaagtcactgaagaggaagcagaagtacTTGCAGAGGGGGAGATAGCAACTGAAGATCAGAACTGTGAGGAAGAAGCCAGGAATGGAGAAAtagaggaggaagaaaaagaggaagctGAGGAAGAAGAACAAGAGGATGAAGAAGTTGTGAAAGAGGAAGATGATGAAGCAAAGgcagaggaagaaaaagaggaagaagtgGAAGAGGCAGAAGAAAATGAGGAAGAGGCtatggaagaagaagaggaagaaaatgagaaagaggaagaagaggcaaaggaggaggaggaggctgtaaaagaggaagaagaaaaggaggaaatAGAAGAGGAAGAAGCAAAGGAGGATGACAGTGTAAAAGAggtggaagaaggagaaggagaagaaaaggaggaaatagaaaaggaagaagcagaggaggaagtggcagAGGAAGAAGCAAATGAAGAGGATGAGATTGtaaatgaagaagaaaaggaagaaatagaagaggaagaagaaaaggaggaggcagtggaagaagcaaaggaggaggaagaatctatgaaaggagaagaaaatgagGAAGAGgtagaggaaaaagaaaggggaGAAGAAGAAGTGACATCGGAAAATAATGATCAGGAAGAGGAAGCCAAAAGTGAAGCAGAGGGGGAAAagaatgaagaagaagaggagattGCTACAGAACAACAAGAAGAAACCCAACAGGAAGATCAGGAAAATGAGGAGGAACCTATTATGGAAGATGAAACAGATGGGACAGCAGAAGAACAAGAAACGGGTGAAGGAAATAATCAAGAAAATGCTTCTGAATGTGCAGAAAATTTTGatgatgctgatgctgttgaGTTATCTGAAGCAGAAGTTGCAGGAGCAGATAATGAAGTGGAGGAAGAGGCTCAGGCCAGTGGTGGAGAGGAGGCCAAGGAAGACACCAGCCCAGCAGCAGAGGACGAggcatgttcagaagcagcagaagtGGAAGGGGAGGGTGAAAATGAGGATGGTGGTGATGCTGGAGGGAATGAAGAAGGAGCTGAGGGAGAAGAGAGCAATGGACCTGAGCAgaatgatgaagatgaagagccaagagaagcagaagaaggTGAAACCAATGAACACACAGAGACTCCCAGAAAAGGTTCTGCCTTCTCTTATGTGTCTTCCATGGGAAACTGTTCTCAGCAATCCCAAAAAGGCTCTGATGATGGGAGTGACACAGAAGACTGCAAAGATGAGAAGAATCTTAACAACAATGGTGATGGTGACGGCGATGGGGACAATGAAAgtaaaaccaactcggagagcaAACCTGCAAAGATGTATCCTgatagtgaggaggaggaggaagaggaagaggaagaggagggtgacAAAGCATCCTCTCAGTCAAGTGCTGCAAAGGGAGATAAACCCCAAACCAACAAAAataaaggcagcagcagcagccaccaggccACTAAAATGAAGAATA encodes:
- the SOX7 gene encoding transcription factor SOX-7 isoform X1, coding for MTQPPADYLSAASPYNYEQPLPPVARANAVTQVPPAKKITFYKSGDPQFGGVKMAINQRSFKSFNALMDDLSHRVPLPFGVRTITTPRGVHCISTLDQLEDGGCYLCSDKKHVTPISIGAAGRRAGPTRNNLPASDLRRAAQEVKHEDNSTALAQQSPRIPKKITLVKNGDLTIRRPIILNRRNARSFKTLLDEISEIMQFTVKKLCTVDGKRIDSMQALLRCPNVLVCMGREPFKPIMMENSRKHSSEKLPTLASRSNSNIVGENHEMNFGLEAKKSVIHPRSSLSNRSMRFSLSSEKSYPNGLVTSPENGAPCSNNCPHSKAGDLVRSLVNDDIEKRVHVNKDGSLSVEMKVRFRLLNNETLQWSTQIKKSSLMNKMPCKESGAEEDHGIEPTETSNPEVSSDVDDSLYPCDADSYISKLEESENEAIHCHKCGKPCRDYDIWKNPMHTSQKEEPGVRNTWYTHSSCSSTSSHQRIVRKKVTSADSIRTSSSGEEYSEHVVQESSCYSETVENRVEYSTVKKCGCQQDCIQTSQRQSPENPEDVASLANSQNEDATDEISVLREEGCECPGSRTGSNKSKSSQCSAESQIQVFEETSSVARSISSCSIRKVEVEDVVGCSSSPNSMCSKSSKHSIARIKGSQDELSEIDQEISSFSSESCHKKEATEEEAEKEEEEVSDQHSISENLASSQSVMDEVSESGRCSTEKSFHSKAGDGNSRRSDSDEVHICSAASSCSRMSKRSQRSQNHLETGSQVSAGSSRRSTTKKKKMRSSLHAEDERSNSRTSYYSRSSHEVEKRAAGGHLSQDSSSPRSNVSSLSEAAAPPAQEESASSASKCYSKSSPGSQKGSQKEETSNTSSFCPSSSDADDKNADKNAEVSSQTQSSRPGSMSESMCSKCGHVVETRSNDLQSVHSRISSHSEVKSKCAETEASGRSGNTHSQSGMGQSSKSRQKKTNSLHADAENSSQASASESASKYSLHCPVPPKGRPSNRKSRAVVLKRKPKGTSMCTESEPTADPEQKETANSQSPEMDTAYGEGSGSDALKEEEGSCQEKRGGEAEAGEGDAPEGENEVIPSSLPNTSPEEVVHEWLRNIPSETLLMKDEMQDDRDGSESGAEIPSCSNNQETEEETDEKKEEAEESEKKEEAADEATDEGAKEEAAEEEANMEDNEENASVEILEGAEGAQVNYSVISSQNNHKKDLPSTIQTSVQIMKALLASKQEAKLDRSHSLPEVSPTMGRKLSNSANILITCLASLQLLDEKLDSSDKSKCLNRPRYTELLNIFQALWFGCTSENSGPSSIHHGEGQAKVSSGFKGHNSKDGDRTPMSSSGVDVSSGDGGSGEGSVAGARDCALSPEKTDEAKPTEEEAKEEDANEEHQEEYSQPPTPCSTAEEGEKAESAGEEEGAEANENQGSDGEIKEEEEKEIAGEDEEVEGNNSKQEDENAECEETSPEADNVQEDAQEEMVVEEEENSPNQEDANEASEEPSNTEAEADPNANEANEEREPESNAEMQLGGESKADTESSKVGLCQPTIKTSPMMTQQRSMDPDPVWVLKLLKKIEKEFMTHYVSAMNEFKVKWNLPNSNEVDMMIAELKEEVSKRIEKSVEKELRKIRSRAGKRLPRPPDHELQHESTLQSENRRRRLKSMHKMSLFSEQTKNQSKQLETRDLSCDIDEDFIFSTIRDDVSEQPDEDEYCPCDACIRKKMAAKPVRNTVVVAPNAPVVKAFDLQQILRTQKVNVAKSKAEDDIAEEADEETIPSEPGEEAAEPEDNQDMELNEQGEPDETNEQEQEEEAEVTEEEAEVLAEGEIATEDQNCEEEARNGEIEEEEKEEAEEEEQEDEEVVKEEDDEAKAEEEKEEEVEEAEENEEEAMEEEEEENEKEEEEAKEEEEAVKEEEEKEEIEEEEAKEDDSVKEVEEGEGEEKEEIEKEEAEEEVAEEEANEEDEIVNEEEKEEIEEEEEKEEAVEEAKEEEESMKGEENEEEVEEKERGEEEVTSENNDQEEEAKSEAEGEKNEEEEEIATEQQEETQQEDQENEEEPIMEDETDGTAEEQETGEGNNQENASECAENFDDADAVELSEAEVAGADNEVEEEAQASGGEEAKEDTSPAAEDEACSEAAEVEGEGENEDGGDAGGNEEGAEGEESNGPEQNDEDEEPREAEEGETNEHTETPRKGSAFSYVSSMGNCSQQSQKGSDDGSDTEDCKDEKNLNNNGDGDGDGDNESKTNSESKPAKMYPDSEEEEEEEEEEEGDKASSQSSAAKGDKPQTNKNKGSSSSHQATKMKNKADAEAIDQDDLDF